Proteins encoded by one window of Mastacembelus armatus chromosome 23, fMasArm1.2, whole genome shotgun sequence:
- the proser2 gene encoding proline and serine-rich protein 2 isoform X2, with translation MARPPSSKDHDIIDLVHSGPDLVQPKEPVFNPTNPDFQSMLQTPESHFEMKSRRDPMDSLDSDYNPPLPSGSYGPTDGHSYYPPGCIPTPVLIAQKIAENQSGGTSSVIPSSLQRHQSLESEKPPGYSNDLSVKQGPPTSAKPFRLPANINLILGNKEQQNQSVANVSIQERRSQMLANLTGTSHPLLQENYQHDTQNIPTRSISLKDPTPEKSRMEALSKLGLNRNRAMSQVNSSTTLVLTSAEMGAKPLEASVPQTTGISTKLAEAKITTPPQSQIHVDEKPPILRTDSLRSNEDRYPSPPTVPQSSYYSPPLENKAYSLPPPPPEVTSLEFNSYGGKSIVVHPSFSKSDSQTSPTSLEPKTLPPAVANPSEFNTYGGKTKVMNPAPAAMSRNDLPDILSSHIDKSQSLPPKSQPPSTELNSYGGKSRTINPSLIVGQPPNSQARSFKAPAPTPAPKPHRHTIHGAAQTAAPQALSSDYRRKPASMFRPQGITVQFSGRGPTTESRKDALRKLGLLKDS, from the exons ATGGCTCGACCTCCCAGTTCCAAAGACCACGATATTATAGACCTGGTCCACTCAGGTCCAGATTTGGTGCAACCCAAGGAGCCGGTCTTCAATCCCACCAATCCAG ATTTTCAGAGCATGTTGCAGACCCCTGAAAGTCACTTCGAGATGAAGTCAAGGCGTGATCCAATGGACAGCTTGGATTCAGACTACAATCCTCCCCTACCAAGTGGTAGCTATGGGCCAACAGATGGCCACTCCTACTACCCTCCAGGCTGTATCCCTACCCCGGTCCTGATTGCCCAGAAGATAGCTGAGAACCAGTCTGGTGGAACCTCCAGTGTCATTCCTTCCTCACTCCAGCGCCATCAGAGCCTGGAGTCCGAAAAGCCACCGGGGTACAGCAATGATCTTTCTGTCAAACAGGGTCCTCCTACCTCTGCTAAGCCTTTCCGGCTCCCGGCCAACATCAACTTGATTCTTGGAAACAAGGAGCAACAGAACCAGTCGGTGGCGAATGTGAGCATCCAGGAGCGACGGTCGCAGATGCTGGCAAACTTAACGGGAACGTCGCACCCTCTGCTACAGGAAAACTATCAGCACGATACTCAAAACATTCCTACTCGCAGCATTTCCTTAAAGGACCCTACACCAGAAAAATCCAGGATGGAGGCCCTGTCTAAGCTGGGCCTGAACAGAAACCGGGCCATGTCACAGGTTAATAGCAGCACTACACTGGTTCTCACAAGTGCAGAAATGGGTGCCAAACCTCTGGAGGCCAGTGTTCCCCAAACAACAGGAATCAGTACCAAACTGGCAGAAGCCAAAATTACAACACCACCTCAGAGCCAGATTCACGTAGATGAAAAACCACCAATTCTGCGGACAGATTCCCTGAGAAGCAACGAAGACAGGTACCCCTCACCTCCCACAGTTCCACAAAGCAGCTACTATTCACCTCCTTTGGAAAACAAGGCGTACAGCCTACCTCCCCCTCCGCCCGAGGTCACCTCACTGGAATTTAACAGCTATGGGGGGAAATCCATTGTGGTCCACCCTTCTTTCTCCAAGAGTGACTCTCAAACCTCTCCAACTAGCCTTGAGCCCAAAACTCTCCCCCCTGCTGTGGCAAATCCCAGCGAGTTCAACACTTATGGAGGAAAGACCAAAGTCATGAACCCTGCTCCTGCAGCCATGTCCAGGAACGATCTTCCCGACATCCTCAGCTCACATATCGACAAGAGTCAGTCGTTGCCTCCAAAATCACAGCCGCCATCCACTGAACTTAACAGTTATGGAGGAAAGAGCCGGACTATCAACCCCTCCCTGATCGTAGGTCAGCCTCCAAACAGTCAAGCAAGGAGTTTCAAAGCTCCTGCCCCGACCCCGGCCCCAAAACCACATCGGCACACCATCCACGGTGCTGCCCAGACAGCAGCGCCGCAAGCCTTGTCCTCTGATTACAGGCGGAAACCTGCCTCCATGTTTCGCCCTCAAGGCATCACCGTGCAGTTTTCTGGACGGGGCCCAACAACCGAATCACGGAAGGATGCGCTGAGGAAACTGGGGCTGCTGAAAGACTCTTGA
- the proser2 gene encoding proline and serine-rich protein 2 isoform X1 produces MDMRLQANPQLHYAVNGRAGQNSRPGEDDSLKFLSQEEQECIQFFEDTIGSLEESLQEDYHKPGQLKPPASNRGPFEEVVAPGTSGLNPVSSLMARPPSSKDHDIIDLVHSGPDLVQPKEPVFNPTNPDFQSMLQTPESHFEMKSRRDPMDSLDSDYNPPLPSGSYGPTDGHSYYPPGCIPTPVLIAQKIAENQSGGTSSVIPSSLQRHQSLESEKPPGYSNDLSVKQGPPTSAKPFRLPANINLILGNKEQQNQSVANVSIQERRSQMLANLTGTSHPLLQENYQHDTQNIPTRSISLKDPTPEKSRMEALSKLGLNRNRAMSQVNSSTTLVLTSAEMGAKPLEASVPQTTGISTKLAEAKITTPPQSQIHVDEKPPILRTDSLRSNEDRYPSPPTVPQSSYYSPPLENKAYSLPPPPPEVTSLEFNSYGGKSIVVHPSFSKSDSQTSPTSLEPKTLPPAVANPSEFNTYGGKTKVMNPAPAAMSRNDLPDILSSHIDKSQSLPPKSQPPSTELNSYGGKSRTINPSLIVGQPPNSQARSFKAPAPTPAPKPHRHTIHGAAQTAAPQALSSDYRRKPASMFRPQGITVQFSGRGPTTESRKDALRKLGLLKDS; encoded by the exons ATGGACATGCGTCTGCAGGCCAACCCTCAGCTCCACTACGCGGTCAACGGCAGAGCTGGCCAAAACTCCAGGCCAGGC GAAGATGATTCTCTGAAGTTTTTGAGCCAGGAAGAGCAAGAGTGCATCCAGTTCTTCGAGGACACCATTGGCTCATTGGAAGAGAGTCTGCAGGAGGACTACCACAAGCCCGGGCAGTTGAAGCCCCCTGCGAGCAACCGTGGTCCTTTTGAAGAGGTCGTTGCACCTGGAACCTCAGGTCTCAACCCCGTGTCCTCCCTCATGGCTCGACCTCCCAGTTCCAAAGACCACGATATTATAGACCTGGTCCACTCAGGTCCAGATTTGGTGCAACCCAAGGAGCCGGTCTTCAATCCCACCAATCCAG ATTTTCAGAGCATGTTGCAGACCCCTGAAAGTCACTTCGAGATGAAGTCAAGGCGTGATCCAATGGACAGCTTGGATTCAGACTACAATCCTCCCCTACCAAGTGGTAGCTATGGGCCAACAGATGGCCACTCCTACTACCCTCCAGGCTGTATCCCTACCCCGGTCCTGATTGCCCAGAAGATAGCTGAGAACCAGTCTGGTGGAACCTCCAGTGTCATTCCTTCCTCACTCCAGCGCCATCAGAGCCTGGAGTCCGAAAAGCCACCGGGGTACAGCAATGATCTTTCTGTCAAACAGGGTCCTCCTACCTCTGCTAAGCCTTTCCGGCTCCCGGCCAACATCAACTTGATTCTTGGAAACAAGGAGCAACAGAACCAGTCGGTGGCGAATGTGAGCATCCAGGAGCGACGGTCGCAGATGCTGGCAAACTTAACGGGAACGTCGCACCCTCTGCTACAGGAAAACTATCAGCACGATACTCAAAACATTCCTACTCGCAGCATTTCCTTAAAGGACCCTACACCAGAAAAATCCAGGATGGAGGCCCTGTCTAAGCTGGGCCTGAACAGAAACCGGGCCATGTCACAGGTTAATAGCAGCACTACACTGGTTCTCACAAGTGCAGAAATGGGTGCCAAACCTCTGGAGGCCAGTGTTCCCCAAACAACAGGAATCAGTACCAAACTGGCAGAAGCCAAAATTACAACACCACCTCAGAGCCAGATTCACGTAGATGAAAAACCACCAATTCTGCGGACAGATTCCCTGAGAAGCAACGAAGACAGGTACCCCTCACCTCCCACAGTTCCACAAAGCAGCTACTATTCACCTCCTTTGGAAAACAAGGCGTACAGCCTACCTCCCCCTCCGCCCGAGGTCACCTCACTGGAATTTAACAGCTATGGGGGGAAATCCATTGTGGTCCACCCTTCTTTCTCCAAGAGTGACTCTCAAACCTCTCCAACTAGCCTTGAGCCCAAAACTCTCCCCCCTGCTGTGGCAAATCCCAGCGAGTTCAACACTTATGGAGGAAAGACCAAAGTCATGAACCCTGCTCCTGCAGCCATGTCCAGGAACGATCTTCCCGACATCCTCAGCTCACATATCGACAAGAGTCAGTCGTTGCCTCCAAAATCACAGCCGCCATCCACTGAACTTAACAGTTATGGAGGAAAGAGCCGGACTATCAACCCCTCCCTGATCGTAGGTCAGCCTCCAAACAGTCAAGCAAGGAGTTTCAAAGCTCCTGCCCCGACCCCGGCCCCAAAACCACATCGGCACACCATCCACGGTGCTGCCCAGACAGCAGCGCCGCAAGCCTTGTCCTCTGATTACAGGCGGAAACCTGCCTCCATGTTTCGCCCTCAAGGCATCACCGTGCAGTTTTCTGGACGGGGCCCAACAACCGAATCACGGAAGGATGCGCTGAGGAAACTGGGGCTGCTGAAAGACTCTTGA